One genomic window of Halorhabdus sp. CBA1104 includes the following:
- a CDS encoding universal stress protein, whose amino-acid sequence MVDRILFPTDGSAGAMAVLEHALDLATDHEASVHLLTVDESGFDSAELLALAGDRARERGLEPETVRREGEVYQEILAYAQEAAVDAIVMPTHGRSGLERLLLGSVTARIMRLADIPVLTATPDAELRYPYRRILVPTDGSQAAQAAVEVGATLARVAAVPLAVLSVVEQTQLGATVRSTTSREHMEDRSRTAVKEATETARSAGVSDISTAVVTGRSIPETIRSYVSDQHSDLVVLGTHGRTGLDRYLFGSTTEALVRTATVPVMTVRPPDKWSG is encoded by the coding sequence ATGGTCGACCGGATCTTGTTTCCGACGGATGGCAGCGCGGGGGCGATGGCAGTGCTCGAACACGCCCTCGACCTCGCAACCGACCACGAGGCGAGCGTCCACCTGTTGACCGTCGACGAGTCGGGATTCGACTCTGCGGAACTACTTGCCCTCGCCGGCGACCGCGCGCGGGAACGTGGACTCGAGCCCGAAACAGTTCGTCGAGAGGGAGAAGTCTATCAGGAAATTCTCGCGTATGCACAAGAGGCAGCCGTCGACGCGATCGTGATGCCGACCCACGGCCGATCGGGACTCGAACGACTGTTGCTTGGCAGCGTCACGGCCCGGATCATGCGTCTCGCGGACATCCCGGTGCTGACGGCGACGCCGGATGCGGAACTGCGCTACCCGTACCGACGGATTCTCGTCCCGACCGACGGAAGCCAGGCCGCCCAAGCAGCGGTCGAAGTGGGGGCGACACTCGCTCGCGTCGCGGCTGTCCCGTTGGCAGTGCTGTCGGTCGTCGAACAGACACAGCTCGGAGCCACCGTTCGTTCGACGACGAGTCGCGAGCACATGGAAGATCGCTCGCGAACAGCCGTCAAAGAAGCGACGGAGACGGCACGATCCGCAGGCGTTTCGGATATCTCGACAGCCGTCGTAACGGGCCGGTCGATCCCCGAGACGATCCGGTCGTACGTCTCAGACCAACACAGTGATCTGGTCGTGCTTGGCACCCACGGTCGGACCGGATTGGACCGATATCTCTTCGGGAGTACCACAGAGGCACTGGTCCGCACAGCGACGGTTCCAGTGATGACTGTGCGTCCGCCAGACAAGTGGAGTGGCTGA